Proteins from a single region of Aureibacter tunicatorum:
- the blaOXA gene encoding class D beta-lactamase, whose product MKTKKLTIPLILLVISLVACNQNQSPKAWKEIFQANNATGTFVLKNLNTNTSQYYNKERSKKEFVPASTFKILNSMIALQASSINSINDTIKWDGVDRGYKPWNQNQTMQTAFPISCVWFYQELARKTGHKRMQEWITKADYGNKKIGNKIDNFWLEGELAISATGQIDFLEKLVKHELPFDTKIQETAKDLMITDSTENYVIHSKTGWSENIGWNVGYIESESNIWLFALNMDLHDIKMAKSRKSITYDILKEQKIID is encoded by the coding sequence ATGAAAACCAAGAAATTAACAATTCCATTGATATTATTGGTCATTAGCTTAGTAGCTTGCAATCAAAATCAAAGTCCTAAAGCTTGGAAGGAAATATTTCAAGCCAATAATGCAACCGGCACATTTGTATTAAAAAACTTAAATACGAATACGAGTCAATACTACAATAAAGAAAGAAGCAAGAAAGAATTTGTCCCTGCCTCCACATTCAAGATCCTTAACTCCATGATAGCCTTGCAGGCTTCATCAATTAATAGCATTAATGACACAATCAAATGGGATGGCGTGGATAGAGGCTATAAACCTTGGAACCAAAACCAAACGATGCAAACAGCCTTTCCTATTTCTTGTGTATGGTTTTATCAAGAATTAGCTCGCAAAACCGGACATAAGCGAATGCAGGAATGGATCACCAAGGCAGATTACGGAAATAAAAAAATTGGCAATAAAATCGATAATTTTTGGCTCGAAGGAGAACTTGCTATTTCAGCAACTGGCCAAATTGACTTTCTGGAAAAACTAGTAAAACATGAACTGCCATTTGACACGAAAATTCAAGAAACAGCCAAAGACTTGATGATTACAGACTCAACAGAAAACTATGTTATCCATTCTAAGACAGGTTGGAGTGAAAATATTGGTTGGAATGTCGGCTACATTGAATCAGAAAGCAATATTTGGCTTTTTGCTTTAAACATGGATCTTCATGACATCAAAATGGCCAAAAGCAGAAAGTCAATTACCTACGACATATTGAAAGAACAAAAAATAATTGACTAA
- a CDS encoding phosphoribosyl-AMP cyclohydrolase, translating into MLDKSLHNDKVTQKKKLNSSIIELEEGTSLNLQFEKRGGLLPVAVQETSTGQLLMIASINEEAFAKTLRTRKATFWSTSRNQLWTKGETSGDILQVDNILIDCDQDALVYQVTLLGSGVCHTYDQQSKHRKACFYRELNLESSKLQFIKGME; encoded by the coding sequence ATGTTGGATAAATCACTACACAACGACAAAGTAACTCAAAAAAAAAAATTGAATTCTTCAATAATTGAACTGGAAGAAGGGACGTCTCTAAATCTTCAGTTCGAAAAAAGAGGCGGATTATTGCCTGTAGCGGTACAAGAGACTTCAACAGGACAACTTTTGATGATCGCTTCCATCAATGAAGAGGCTTTTGCAAAGACTCTAAGAACAAGAAAAGCTACATTTTGGAGCACTTCTCGAAATCAACTTTGGACAAAAGGAGAAACCTCCGGAGACATTCTTCAAGTAGACAACATACTCATTGACTGTGATCAAGATGCTCTTGTCTACCAAGTTACGCTACTCGGAAGCGGAGTCTGCCACACATATGATCAACAGAGCAAACATAGAAAAGCTTGTTTTTACAGAGAGTTGAATTTAGAAAGCTCAAAACTTCAATTCATCAAAGGCATGGAGTAA
- the cysS gene encoding cysteine--tRNA ligase: protein MNYKESKIYLKNTLTGKKELFTPLVEGKIGMYVCGPTVYGEPHLGHARSAITFDIVYRYLKHLGYKIRYVRNITDVGHLENELSGDGEDKIAKKARIEQLEPMEVAQHYTNLYRDTMAKLNVLPPSIEPTASGHIIEQIGIIEKIIANDLAYEKNGSVYLDVINYSEKHHYGELSGRVLDELMAGSRSLDGQDEKNHPADFALWKKADPSHIMQWPSPWGMGFPGWHIECTAMSSKYLGIPFDIHGGGMDLKFPHHEAEIAQSYGAFGCPPVNYWMHNNMMTLDGQKMAKSKGNFISLSQMFSGNHDLLDKSYDPMTIRFLMLQAHYGSSIDFSNKALQSAEIACKKLQKGLNVIDKLQTNESQNIDEALASQIMKICADCYNKMNDDFNTAETIACLFDLLTIVHKLNHNGSNLPMDVSTTLKSTYKGMLVDVLGINEESTDHKNTPLLTDILDIMMEIRQQSRAKKDFELSDYIRDQLSTLDIQVKDNKDKATYELN from the coding sequence TTGAACTACAAGGAATCAAAAATCTATCTTAAGAATACCCTAACGGGTAAAAAAGAACTTTTCACACCACTAGTTGAAGGCAAAATAGGCATGTACGTTTGCGGGCCAACAGTTTATGGAGAACCGCATCTCGGCCATGCGCGTTCAGCGATTACTTTTGATATTGTGTACCGTTACCTAAAGCACCTCGGCTATAAAATACGCTATGTCAGAAATATCACAGATGTCGGCCATCTCGAAAACGAGCTAAGTGGAGACGGCGAAGACAAAATCGCTAAAAAAGCTCGTATTGAACAACTTGAGCCTATGGAAGTAGCACAGCACTACACAAACCTATATCGCGATACCATGGCCAAGCTTAATGTCTTGCCACCATCTATAGAACCTACCGCTTCGGGACACATCATTGAACAAATTGGCATCATTGAAAAAATTATAGCTAATGACTTAGCCTACGAAAAAAACGGCTCGGTATATCTTGATGTAATCAATTATTCTGAAAAACACCACTATGGAGAACTTTCCGGAAGAGTGTTGGACGAACTCATGGCGGGAAGTCGATCGCTGGATGGACAAGATGAGAAAAATCACCCAGCGGATTTCGCCCTGTGGAAAAAAGCCGACCCAAGCCATATTATGCAATGGCCATCTCCTTGGGGCATGGGATTTCCGGGATGGCATATAGAATGCACAGCGATGAGCAGCAAATACCTAGGCATTCCTTTTGACATTCATGGCGGAGGCATGGATCTCAAATTTCCTCATCATGAAGCAGAAATCGCTCAAAGCTATGGCGCTTTTGGCTGTCCGCCGGTAAATTATTGGATGCACAACAATATGATGACTTTGGATGGACAAAAAATGGCCAAGTCAAAAGGCAATTTTATTTCTCTCAGCCAGATGTTCAGCGGCAATCACGATCTGCTTGACAAATCGTATGATCCGATGACAATTCGTTTTCTAATGCTTCAAGCTCATTATGGAAGCTCTATAGACTTTTCAAACAAAGCTCTTCAATCAGCTGAAATCGCCTGCAAAAAGCTCCAAAAAGGTTTGAATGTCATTGATAAGCTACAAACAAATGAAAGCCAGAATATCGATGAGGCTTTAGCATCGCAGATAATGAAAATTTGCGCGGACTGTTACAACAAAATGAATGACGACTTCAATACAGCCGAAACTATCGCTTGCCTGTTTGACTTGCTCACCATAGTCCACAAATTGAATCATAACGGAAGCAACCTTCCCATGGATGTCTCAACTACTCTCAAAAGTACTTACAAAGGTATGCTCGTTGATGTGCTGGGCATTAACGAAGAGTCAACTGACCATAAAAACACCCCCTTGTTAACTGACATATTGGATATAATGATGGAAATAAGGCAACAATCCAGAGCAAAAAAAGACTTTGAACTTTCTGATTATATACGCGATCAATTGTCAACGCTCGACATACAAGTGAAAGACAACAAGGATAAAGCTACATATGAACTGAACTAG
- a CDS encoding DinB family protein produces the protein MKETTRKLEQLINSGQAYLSHASEEELCKKSSTEKWSKKEILGHLIDSGINNLQRFTEIQFENKPYKIKKYNQDALVIANNYQNASPQELAEFWLSVNNRIKNIIESQTEVTLNYAIELGDENFSDLRFLINDYVEHLEHHLNQIKNTNYSENTLASAN, from the coding sequence ATGAAAGAAACTACTAGAAAACTCGAACAATTGATCAATAGCGGACAAGCATATCTCTCACATGCTTCTGAAGAGGAACTATGCAAAAAATCATCCACTGAAAAGTGGTCGAAAAAAGAGATCTTAGGCCACCTGATAGACTCCGGCATAAATAACCTGCAACGATTCACGGAAATTCAATTTGAAAATAAACCCTACAAAATCAAAAAGTACAATCAAGACGCATTAGTCATAGCCAACAACTATCAAAATGCCTCCCCTCAAGAACTCGCTGAATTTTGGCTGTCGGTAAATAACAGAATCAAAAATATAATTGAAAGTCAAACAGAAGTCACATTGAATTACGCTATAGAATTGGGTGACGAGAACTTCTCCGACCTAAGGTTTTTGATCAATGACTATGTGGAACATCTGGAGCATCATCTTAATCAAATCAAAAACACTAACTACAGCGAAAATACACTAGCAAGTGCTAATTAG
- the mog gene encoding molybdopterin adenylyltransferase, with protein sequence MEDHQTAKIGIITVSDRASAGIYEDKSGKAIIDTLNEYLNSEWTECYEIIPDEQTVIEKTIIDMVDKQNCCLVITTGGTGPAKRDVTPEATEAVCDRMMPGFGELMRAESLKYVPTAILSRQTAGLRGESLILNLPGKPKSIRECLDAVFPAIPYCIDLMEGPFLECDEDVIKPFRPKQK encoded by the coding sequence ATGGAAGATCATCAAACAGCCAAAATAGGCATCATAACCGTAAGCGACAGAGCAAGCGCTGGAATATATGAAGACAAAAGCGGAAAAGCGATCATAGATACTTTAAACGAGTATTTGAACTCCGAGTGGACTGAATGTTACGAAATCATACCTGACGAGCAAACTGTGATCGAGAAAACAATCATTGATATGGTTGACAAGCAAAATTGTTGCTTGGTGATCACAACTGGCGGAACAGGACCGGCTAAAAGAGACGTAACGCCAGAAGCCACTGAAGCTGTATGCGATCGAATGATGCCCGGCTTTGGCGAGCTTATGAGAGCAGAGTCATTAAAGTATGTTCCAACAGCCATTCTTTCCAGACAAACCGCTGGCCTTAGAGGCGAGAGCTTGATATTGAACCTTCCGGGCAAGCCTAAGTCGATTAGAGAGTGCCTAGACGCTGTATTCCCGGCTATACCATATTGCATAGATCTTATGGAAGGCCCATTTTTGGAATGCGATGAGGATGTTATAAAACCCTTCAGGCCCAAGCAAAAATAA
- a CDS encoding helix-turn-helix domain-containing protein produces MKDFFRSKCPITSGLDIFGDKWTLVIIKQMLFEEKSTFKDFTDSQEAIATNILSSRLKQLETFEIINKNTHPDNKKTKIYTLTDKGLSFTPILIELMLWSKNNIHEIHPSMNIHPDLDEIKKHKKQSVKRIIESYNKFKESLFK; encoded by the coding sequence ATGAAAGATTTTTTTAGATCGAAATGCCCCATAACATCAGGCTTGGACATTTTTGGAGACAAATGGACGCTGGTCATCATCAAGCAAATGCTCTTTGAGGAAAAAAGCACTTTCAAAGATTTTACCGACAGTCAAGAAGCTATTGCCACCAACATACTGTCTTCAAGATTGAAACAACTGGAAACATTCGAAATCATCAACAAGAACACTCATCCCGATAATAAGAAAACGAAGATATACACGCTAACGGACAAGGGCCTATCGTTCACTCCTATTTTAATCGAATTAATGCTTTGGAGCAAAAACAACATCCATGAAATTCACCCGAGCATGAACATTCATCCCGACCTCGACGAAATTAAAAAACACAAGAAACAATCTGTCAAGCGCATTATCGAATCATATAATAAATTCAAGGAATCACTTTTCAAATAA
- a CDS encoding nuclear transport factor 2 family protein, with translation MSQSINNKTPQITFDNHVQKHWTKQETENVKVVIDFFQHLMNDHDFDYTTKKFGGRSYIQHNRAIPNEIEGVVGYVKTMINRFPEYSFDVKKVFADGNYVVLHSHATMQAKHRGNEKKGFIITDTFKLIDGKLAEHWDAIQPIDFISRLLMLATGGAIGNNNPTF, from the coding sequence ATGAGCCAATCAATTAATAATAAAACTCCTCAAATCACTTTTGACAACCACGTTCAAAAGCATTGGACAAAACAAGAAACAGAAAACGTAAAAGTTGTTATCGACTTTTTTCAACACTTAATGAATGATCATGATTTTGACTATACGACAAAAAAATTCGGTGGCCGTTCTTATATCCAACACAATCGTGCGATTCCGAATGAAATCGAAGGTGTTGTTGGCTATGTGAAGACGATGATTAATCGGTTTCCAGAATATTCGTTTGACGTAAAAAAAGTATTCGCTGACGGAAATTATGTTGTCCTACATAGCCATGCCACAATGCAGGCTAAACATAGAGGCAATGAAAAGAAAGGCTTCATTATAACAGATACTTTTAAATTGATCGATGGAAAACTAGCGGAACATTGGGATGCGATCCAGCCTATTGATTTTATCTCTCGTCTATTAATGCTAGCAACAGGCGGTGCGATTGGCAACAACAACCCAACGTTTTAA
- a CDS encoding tetratricopeptide repeat protein, which produces MKFLYTTALLLIFYNSCQSQTQKIDNTLPMYGEIQKSEKHKEIDQQFIEECLQRFNSIDSSVNVHVDLAWKYFYNDDLKTAMKRFNQAWLLNPDFPDSYFGFAALMEMQNKPEAAEKFYKLGIEKDLDNNRSEICFQRIADCKEQLGDLKGTVSAYEKIVSINPNNSFAFKKIGYFEMQSNNSKKALSAYNQAIRLDPNDPLTYNNRAYLNQTLQNYQSAVDDYSKAIELNPKYIGALVNRGITLMQINQFQEAKQDFEACVSMAPNEGELRRYLGIVKLNLKEFSEACDQFKLAKKLGDEVSAQFLQDNCK; this is translated from the coding sequence ATGAAATTTCTATACACTACCGCATTACTCTTAATATTTTACAACTCTTGTCAATCTCAAACCCAAAAGATTGACAACACATTACCAATGTATGGCGAAATCCAGAAAAGCGAAAAACATAAAGAAATAGATCAACAGTTTATTGAAGAATGCCTTCAACGCTTTAACAGCATTGACAGCTCGGTAAATGTACACGTTGATCTCGCTTGGAAATATTTTTATAATGATGATTTAAAAACAGCTATGAAAAGGTTCAACCAAGCTTGGTTGTTAAATCCTGATTTTCCTGATTCGTATTTCGGTTTTGCAGCATTGATGGAAATGCAAAATAAGCCTGAAGCTGCCGAAAAATTTTACAAATTAGGCATTGAAAAAGATCTCGACAATAATCGGTCTGAAATCTGTTTCCAAAGAATCGCTGACTGCAAGGAACAACTTGGAGACTTAAAAGGCACAGTATCAGCTTATGAAAAGATTGTATCGATAAATCCGAACAACTCTTTCGCCTTCAAAAAAATAGGCTACTTCGAAATGCAGTCCAACAATTCGAAAAAAGCCCTATCGGCATACAATCAAGCAATTAGACTTGACCCAAATGATCCTCTAACCTATAATAACCGCGCATACTTGAACCAGACATTACAGAATTATCAATCAGCGGTGGATGACTATTCCAAAGCAATCGAGCTGAACCCAAAATACATTGGCGCTTTAGTGAACAGAGGCATTACACTTATGCAGATCAATCAATTTCAAGAAGCAAAACAAGACTTTGAAGCATGCGTTTCTATGGCTCCAAATGAAGGAGAGTTGAGAAGATATTTAGGAATTGTCAAACTAAACTTAAAAGAATTTTCAGAAGCCTGCGATCAGTTCAAATTAGCGAAAAAATTAGGCGATGAAGTTTCAGCTCAATTTTTACAAGACAATTGCAAATAA
- a CDS encoding DUF7660 family protein, giving the protein MDYLSIEVNDRKSFSEFLSLLHAEYITNGKNWENNNLELFLEALQSYTEDIDGYYKNTEPNINPEKASWKLFSDLLKGATVYE; this is encoded by the coding sequence ATGGACTATTTATCAATAGAAGTTAATGATCGCAAAAGCTTTTCAGAGTTTCTAAGCTTACTACACGCCGAATACATAACAAATGGCAAAAACTGGGAAAACAACAATTTAGAATTATTTCTAGAAGCTTTGCAAAGCTACACTGAAGATATAGACGGATACTATAAAAATACAGAACCTAATATAAATCCTGAAAAAGCATCATGGAAACTATTTTCCGATTTACTGAAAGGAGCGACAGTATATGAATAA
- a CDS encoding haloacid dehalogenase type II has product MIKAVFFDMNETLLNLSLLQAQFDKYFDDKYSLKYWFTKLLYSSSIIGIMNEYRNFGELANVALENLFFENNKPLSAKLKNEILGKFKNLPAYEDVPPTLDLLRKKGIRVIAVSNSSLEMIKEQLSNAGIIDKFNAYYSVDSVKKYKPFEDIYQYSAKQEGLKMEEIIMVATHDWDLFGAKKAGLKTAYISRNKEIYHPYYLQANFSDSSLPDLIKQIIDSNHA; this is encoded by the coding sequence ATGATAAAAGCAGTTTTTTTCGACATGAACGAAACCTTGTTGAATCTTAGCTTGCTTCAAGCTCAATTTGACAAATACTTTGATGATAAATACTCCCTAAAGTATTGGTTTACAAAACTGCTGTATAGTTCAAGCATAATAGGAATTATGAACGAATACAGAAACTTTGGAGAATTAGCGAATGTTGCTTTGGAAAATCTATTCTTTGAAAACAACAAGCCTTTGAGCGCTAAGTTAAAAAATGAAATTCTCGGAAAGTTCAAAAACTTGCCAGCCTATGAAGATGTTCCTCCAACTCTTGACTTGCTCAGAAAGAAAGGAATACGTGTCATCGCAGTATCCAATTCTTCATTGGAAATGATTAAAGAACAATTATCAAATGCAGGAATAATCGACAAGTTTAATGCTTATTACTCAGTGGACAGTGTTAAGAAATACAAGCCTTTCGAAGATATTTATCAATATTCCGCCAAGCAAGAAGGATTGAAAATGGAAGAAATAATTATGGTCGCCACTCACGATTGGGATTTATTTGGCGCTAAAAAAGCAGGGTTGAAAACCGCGTATATAAGCCGAAATAAGGAAATTTATCATCCATATTACTTGCAAGCGAACTTTTCGGACTCCAGTTTACCTGATCTGATAAAGCAAATTATAGACTCGAACCACGCATGA
- a CDS encoding helix-turn-helix transcriptional regulator, producing the protein MAIIVNLDVMLAKRKMRLKDLSEKVGVSVVNLSILKQGKVKAIRFSTLEAICEVLDCQPGDLLEYKK; encoded by the coding sequence ATGGCTATAATAGTAAATCTTGATGTAATGCTCGCTAAGAGAAAAATGAGGCTTAAAGACTTATCTGAAAAAGTAGGCGTTTCCGTTGTCAATCTCTCGATACTCAAACAAGGAAAAGTAAAAGCTATTCGATTTTCGACCCTGGAAGCCATTTGCGAGGTTCTCGATTGTCAACCCGGCGATCTGCTTGAATATAAGAAGTAA
- a CDS encoding alpha/beta hydrolase family protein — translation MKKSILTLILTAFAYFSFAQDISGSWNGSIEYLGSNLTIVFNIQKTDSAYISTMDSPDQGIYGIKVDSTSFENSILKIKSIALGFKYNGMLTKTGTIDGTYLEMSQSFPLTLTKGKANKKEIVRFQEPQQPYPYYTEEVEFENAKDNVTLAGTLTLPQKTGKYPIVILISGSGPQNRDEEILGHKPFLVLADHLTRQGIGVLRYDDRGVYQSTGDFPSSTSADFSTDVESAVKYLKKRKEVNKKQIGLIGHSEGGLIAPMVAARSKDINYIVLMAGPGMPGDELMIHREELILKKTGLDEHSISESIKQRKEIYDAIIKANDLKSLEITLTRIYNKRFEISPEPLPEGMTKEDYIASKAKIWANPWMSYFIKYDPSENLKKVKCPVLAVNGEKDVQVPSEKNLKEIKTHIESGGNYKVTVEEFPNLNHLFQNCETGFPDEYSQIEETFSPIALDKISTWILSKINQNK, via the coding sequence ATGAAAAAATCCATCTTAACTCTTATTTTAACAGCTTTTGCTTATTTCTCATTTGCCCAAGACATTTCCGGCAGTTGGAATGGTTCTATCGAATATCTAGGAAGCAATCTTACAATTGTTTTCAATATTCAAAAAACCGATTCCGCTTATATATCAACCATGGATAGTCCGGATCAAGGCATATACGGAATCAAGGTCGATTCAACCTCTTTCGAAAATTCCATTTTGAAGATCAAAAGCATAGCCCTTGGCTTCAAATACAATGGCATGCTAACTAAGACGGGAACTATCGATGGAACATATTTAGAAATGAGTCAATCTTTCCCTTTAACTCTGACGAAAGGAAAAGCCAACAAAAAGGAAATCGTCAGATTTCAAGAACCTCAACAGCCTTATCCTTACTATACTGAAGAAGTTGAATTTGAAAATGCGAAGGATAATGTCACTCTGGCCGGAACGCTTACATTACCCCAAAAAACAGGCAAATACCCCATTGTTATTCTCATATCAGGAAGCGGTCCTCAAAACAGAGATGAGGAAATATTAGGCCATAAACCATTTCTGGTTCTTGCAGACCACCTGACACGGCAAGGCATTGGAGTCCTAAGGTATGATGACAGAGGTGTTTATCAGTCTACTGGAGACTTTCCCTCCTCTACTTCTGCGGACTTTTCAACTGATGTCGAAAGCGCTGTCAAATATCTAAAAAAAAGAAAGGAAGTAAACAAAAAGCAAATTGGCTTGATAGGCCACAGCGAAGGCGGATTAATCGCCCCTATGGTAGCTGCAAGGTCTAAAGATATCAATTACATCGTTCTGATGGCAGGTCCGGGAATGCCTGGCGATGAATTAATGATTCATAGAGAAGAACTAATTCTTAAAAAAACAGGGCTGGATGAACATTCTATTTCAGAATCTATCAAGCAAAGAAAGGAAATATACGATGCCATAATAAAAGCAAATGACCTGAAAAGCTTGGAAATAACACTAACTCGCATTTACAATAAGAGGTTTGAAATATCGCCTGAACCTTTACCGGAGGGAATGACAAAAGAAGACTATATTGCCTCAAAAGCAAAGATTTGGGCAAACCCATGGATGTCATACTTTATCAAATACGATCCATCAGAGAACCTGAAAAAGGTAAAATGCCCAGTATTAGCCGTCAATGGCGAGAAGGATGTGCAAGTGCCTTCAGAAAAGAACCTGAAAGAAATCAAAACGCATATTGAAAGCGGAGGGAATTACAAAGTCACAGTTGAGGAATTTCCAAATTTAAACCATCTATTTCAAAATTGCGAAACCGGATTTCCCGATGAATACAGTCAAATAGAAGAAACCTTTTCACCGATTGCCTTAGATAAAATTTCTACTTGGATTTTATCGAAAATTAACCAAAATAAATAG
- a CDS encoding tetratricopeptide repeat protein, whose protein sequence is MSLNKNLWEELKQKSSNGDPDAQNDLAMWYEEGYNNKEFIIEKNLVKAAYWYLQSAKSGNPESQDAISRLLSLGQGVVLDIAKAKEWALKSIEQGNSTAAYNLGTIYRDQSNFEKAFEYYSLALKMGNKSALLQIGLCYYYGIGTASDYAKANKLFEQLTNEEQIAEREIDEANYYIGLAYLNGNGQDKSIQAARKHFLLANKDEDHEQASLILNLIGR, encoded by the coding sequence ATGAGCTTAAATAAAAATCTCTGGGAAGAGCTTAAACAGAAATCGAGCAATGGAGACCCTGATGCTCAAAATGACTTGGCAATGTGGTATGAAGAAGGCTATAATAATAAAGAATTTATAATTGAGAAAAATCTGGTAAAAGCCGCCTATTGGTATTTGCAATCAGCCAAATCTGGTAATCCTGAGTCGCAAGATGCAATCAGCAGGCTACTTAGCCTTGGCCAAGGAGTCGTTTTGGATATAGCAAAAGCGAAAGAATGGGCTTTGAAATCTATTGAACAAGGAAATTCCACAGCTGCGTATAACCTTGGAACAATCTACCGAGATCAATCTAATTTTGAAAAAGCATTTGAATATTACTCCCTTGCTTTAAAAATGGGTAATAAAAGCGCTTTGCTTCAAATAGGCTTGTGTTATTACTATGGTATTGGAACTGCATCAGACTACGCAAAGGCCAATAAGCTATTCGAACAATTAACAAACGAAGAGCAAATCGCTGAGCGCGAGATTGATGAAGCTAATTATTATATTGGATTAGCATATTTGAATGGAAATGGGCAAGACAAATCGATTCAAGCCGCAAGAAAACACTTTCTTTTGGCCAATAAAGACGAAGATCATGAGCAAGCTTCACTGATATTAAACCTGATAGGCAGATAG
- a CDS encoding porin family protein → MKSKFIIIILLSIISVKLSAQKKVHFGPKIGVNYSIAKIDSELIESKFELGTSLGFFTEFRLSKKIRLQPELVLMYQRYQHSADMYNFVSSLEPFGNDAQIVITSTDQNKKTKSDGIYLQMPIILKYYINENFNLQIGPEIGYILSTGSEGVSTVDMHQSLAYWGNIGVGYQANSGFFIDLRYAHGLNNISKDKVLQSDIHYIDENGNETIINNDQTVPTIAKHLRSFQLSVGWAF, encoded by the coding sequence ATGAAATCAAAATTTATAATTATCATTCTCCTTTCAATTATCTCTGTAAAATTGTCAGCGCAGAAAAAAGTTCATTTTGGACCTAAAATTGGCGTAAATTATTCCATAGCAAAAATTGACAGCGAGCTGATTGAATCAAAGTTTGAGCTAGGCACATCATTAGGGTTTTTCACTGAATTCAGACTGTCCAAAAAAATAAGATTACAACCAGAGTTAGTGTTAATGTATCAAAGATATCAACATTCAGCAGATATGTATAACTTTGTTTCATCATTAGAACCTTTCGGTAATGATGCGCAAATAGTAATAACATCAACAGATCAAAATAAAAAAACAAAATCTGATGGAATATACCTTCAAATGCCTATAATTTTAAAATACTATATCAATGAGAATTTTAATTTACAAATAGGTCCAGAAATCGGATACATTTTATCAACTGGAAGCGAAGGAGTCAGCACTGTGGATATGCATCAATCACTAGCATATTGGGGGAATATTGGAGTAGGGTATCAAGCTAATTCTGGCTTCTTTATTGATTTGAGGTACGCGCATGGATTGAATAACATTTCAAAAGATAAAGTTTTACAAAGCGATATCCACTATATAGATGAAAACGGTAATGAAACTATCATTAACAATGATCAAACAGTACCAACAATAGCAAAACACTTAAGAAGTTTTCAATTGTCTGTAGGTTGGGCGTTTTAA
- a CDS encoding DJ-1/PfpI family protein → MRKILLLTGDFAEDYETMVPFQMLLMLGMEVHAVCPDKKAGQTVKTAIHDFEGDQTYTEKPGHNFALNYDFDQVDAKDYDGIVIAGGRAPEYLRLNAKIIDIVKAFEEEKKPIAAVCHGIQILTAAFVVQGKKLTCYPAVAPEVTLAGGEYIDVPADDVVVDQNLVTSPAWPGHPKFIREFIEMLGITVIEKN, encoded by the coding sequence ATGAGAAAAATACTTTTACTTACTGGAGACTTTGCTGAAGATTATGAGACAATGGTTCCTTTCCAAATGCTACTGATGCTCGGTATGGAAGTTCATGCAGTATGTCCTGATAAAAAAGCAGGCCAAACCGTTAAAACGGCGATTCATGATTTTGAAGGTGACCAAACTTACACTGAAAAGCCCGGCCATAACTTTGCGCTGAACTACGACTTTGATCAAGTAGATGCAAAGGATTACGACGGAATTGTAATTGCCGGTGGACGCGCACCGGAGTATTTGAGACTTAACGCCAAAATCATCGACATCGTAAAGGCTTTTGAAGAAGAGAAAAAGCCAATAGCAGCCGTTTGCCATGGAATTCAGATTCTGACTGCCGCTTTCGTTGTTCAAGGGAAAAAATTGACATGTTATCCTGCGGTTGCTCCTGAAGTTACCTTGGCTGGCGGTGAATATATTGATGTGCCAGCTGACGATGTCGTTGTAGATCAAAACTTAGTAACTTCTCCCGCTTGGCCTGGCCACCCTAAATTCATCCGAGAATTTATTGAAATGTTAGGAATAACTGTAATCGAAAAAAACTAA